In the Daphnia pulicaria isolate SC F1-1A chromosome 2, SC_F0-13Bv2, whole genome shotgun sequence genome, one interval contains:
- the LOC124327209 gene encoding zinc finger protein 131-like translates to MDNQVCLRWNNFQSSLTTTLEILWDEESFCDVTLFCGGQEIRAHKVVLSACSMIFKSLLKNNTCQHPIIILHDISLNILEAILQFIYKGEVNIEQDQLNNLLRAATLLQIRGLAGIAENEVDLENQLLSKPMKTGLSQNFPSSDFSPVKRKKPKVSSSPKDNDDEPLLVTPKEEPLSEEETCGSAIYTDEVYERPDSLVVLDRKEEDECSHGVIDVDPLVTKPTNMPLAVNSSVEMISNSSQAVACNNIQFPPYPCPFCCRAYATWGFRRRHIKAIHTTSPKLPCKWCSTVMASRGDWENHVIDEHHLSRSEAEQGLKVLEEAHMVLQTTNIADDVLKETADRSFRSKDKK, encoded by the exons ATGGACAATCAAGTTTGTTTAAGGTGGAACAATTTTCAATCAAGTTTAACTACGACATTAGAGATTCTGTGGGACGAAGAATCCTTTTGTGATGTGACCCTGTTTTGCGGAGGACAAGAAATTCGAGCTCACAAAGTTGTTTTGAGTGCTTGCAGTATGATATTTAAAAGTTTgcttaaaaataatacttGCCAACATCCAATAATAATTCTGCATGATATTAGTCTAAATATTTTAGAAGCTATTCTACAGTTTATTTACAAAGGAGAAGTCAATATAGAACAAGATCAACTAAACAACCTTCTACGAGCAGCAACTTTGTTGCAAATTAGGGGTTTGGCTGGGATTGCAGAAAATGAAGTTGATTTAGAAAATCAGCTCTTAAGCAAACCAATGAAAACTGGTCTCAGTCAGAATTTTCCAAGTTCTGATTTCAGCCCTGTCAAGAGGAAGAAGCCCAAAGTCTCATCATCACCAAAAGATAATGACGATGAACCTCTTTTGGTTACACCTAAAGAAGAGCCATTAAGTGAAGAGGAAACATGTGGCAGTGCAATTTACACTGATGAAGTTTATGAAAGACCTGATAGCTTAGTTGTATTGGACAGAAAAGAGGAGGATGAGTGCAGTCATGGTGTTATTGATGTTGACCCTTTAGTTACAAAGCCAACCAATATGCCACTAGCTGTTAACTCATCTGTTGAAATGATTTCTAATTCAAGCCAAG CGGTTGCCTGTAACAACATCCAGTTTCCTCCCTATCCTTGCCCTTTCTGCTGTCGTGCTTACGCTACCTGGGGTTTCAGAAGACGTCACATCAAAGCTATTCACACTACGAGTCCAAAGTTACCATGCAAGTGGTGCAGCACTGTTATGGCGTCGCGAGGAGACTGGGAGAACCACGTCATTGACGAACATCACTTGAGCCGATCTGAAGCTGAACAAGGTCTCAAGGTTTTGGAAGAAGCACACATGGTTCTCCAAACTACAAACATTGCCGACGATGTTCTCAAAGAAACTGCTGACCGTTCGTTTAGATCTAAAGATAAAAAGtaa
- the LOC124327068 gene encoding protein Wnt-9b-like, with translation MLLHTHIHIYMLRVSLSARIVESRSDRSTDKKFFHPGSHCSTDSVEGKLMPMGRFFSSTGYCAPFPHPSESCQCSNRRRMLPSLLFILIFYRQTVTAASSSSAFGISAPVPLSAEALSLLGDAAAWNRSTNRSVSDRPSLSNLPNGGIGMTVKPTGNHQQSADLCDQLHLTARQKQMCVQGGDGLAETLLEAIRMSVYTCQQQFEYERWNCTPHGHSRMLTLKKAYKETAALYAFSAAGVAHAVARACAAGRLRKCHCAESDNEVETRQTWRWGGCGDNLAYGRTFATKFLDSGSIDKARSSSGGKSNSRLGANKDSKPNKKKKAPKPIMEDDIHAEMEAVSRALRRWRRTITSNTALAHSSRMRKASSVESGGGGGNFLANGPSHPTNKGSSQTGGKKTKTESQRQRINRHNNAVGMKVVEQLVKRTCKCHGVSGSCSVKTCWNQLAAFSETAAVIKNRYDNAVQVNVEIRENASHLRTVSSSSSSKNQESNRILPQSRAKKATDQLDDATVAALARNTGSSNSGGGGGSSVSAGDHRIDRKELIYQQRSPDFCVANPLGPGTTDRQCLRGENCDILCCGRGYNVHRLTVSTPCKCKLILCCQVECQNCLVEKTIHTCK, from the exons ATgctcttacacacacacatacatatatatatgttgcgcgtctctctctcggccAGGATAGTGGAGTCCAGGTCAGACCGATCGACGgacaagaaattcttccatcCAGGATCGCACTGCAGCACTGACAGCGTTGaaggaaag TTGATGCCAATGGGCCGCTTCTTTTCGTCGACCGGCTATTGCGCACCGTTTCCGCATCCATCCGAGTCCTGTCAGTGCTCTAATCGTAGGCGGATGCTGCCTTCATTGCTCTTCATCCTCATCTTCTACCGACAGACGGTGACTGCTGCTTCGTCATCCTCCGCTTTCGG GATCAGCGCACCGGTTCCCCTGTCGGCGGAAGCGCTGAGTCTACTGGGAGATGCCGCCGCCTGGAATCGATCGACCAACAGGAGTGTAAGCGATCGGCCGTCATTGTCTAACTTGCCAAATGGTGGCATCGGAATGACAGTCAAACCAACCGGTAATCACCAGCAGTCGGCCGATTTGTGCGATCAACTTCACTTGACTGCGCGTCAGAAGCAAATGTGCGTCCAAGGAGGAGACGGCCTTGCGGAAACACTCCTGGAAG CCATTCGCATGTCCGTGTACACATGTCAGCAGCAATTCGAGTACGAACGATGGAACTGCACACCACACGGCCACTCGCGTATGCTGACCCTGAAGAAAG CGTACAAGGAAACAGCGGCACTGTACGCCTTCTCGGCGGCTGGCGTCGCTCACGCTGTCGCCCGAGCTTGTGCCGCCGGCCGACTCCGCAAGTGCCACTGCGCCGAG TCCGACAACGAAGTGGAAACACGGCAGACCTGGAGATGGGGCGGCTGCGGCGATAATCTCGCCTACGGCAGAACATTTGCAACGAAATTTCTGGACTCGGGATCTATTGATAAGGCGCGATCCAGTAGCGGTGGGAAATCAAACTCCCGCCTAGGTGCCAATAAGGACAGCAAacccaacaaaaagaaaaaagct CCCAAACCCATAATGGAGGACGACATTCACGCCGAGATGGAGGCTGTTTCACGAGCGCTAAGGAGATGGAGACGAACCATCACGTCCAACACAGCTTTGGCGCATTCCAGTCGGATGCGAAAGGCGTCGTCGGTCGAgtccggcggcggcggaggcaATTTCCTCGCCAATGGTCCGTCTCATCCCACCAATAAGGGATCAAGCCAAACCGGCGGCAAGAAGACCAAAACTGAAAGTCAACGGCAGCGTATCAATCGTCACAACAATGCTGTCGGCATGAAG gtggTTGAGCAGTTGGTGAAACGGACGTGCAAATGCCACGGCGTCAGTGGTTCGTGTTCGGTCAAGACGTGCTGGAATCAACTGGCAGCTTTCAGCGAGACGGCCGCCGTCATCAAGAACAGATACGACAACGCCGTTCAGGTCAACGTCGAGATCCGCGAAAACGCCAGCCACTTGAGGACGgtgtcatcgtcatcgtcgtcgAAGAACCAGGAGAGCAACCGCATCCTTCCGCAGAGCCGGGCCAAAAAAGCCACCGACCAGCTGGACGATGCGACGGTGGCTGCGCTGGCGCGGAACAcgggcagcagcaacagcggcggcggcggtggcagtTCCGTGAGCGCGGGCGATCATCGAATCGACCGGAAAGAGTTGATCTACCAGCAGAGATCGCCAGATTTCTGCGTCGCCAATCCGCTCGGTCCGGGCACGACGGATCGCCAGTGTCTGCGCGGTGAGAATTGCGACATCCTGTGCTGCGGGCGCGGCTACAACGTTCACCGTCTGACCGTTTCAACGCCGTGCAAATGCAAACTCATCCTCTGCTGTCAAGTGGAATGTCAGAATTGTTTGGTGGAGAAGACCATCCACACTtgcaaatga